The following proteins are co-located in the Vallicoccus soli genome:
- a CDS encoding Rv3654c family TadE-like protein, whose translation MSAPTTCAAARHRGGHHDDGSASVLVLGAGALLLLVLALGLALAAVAVARHRAATAADLAALAGAARPWPGAPVAGCAAAGRVARAQGAQLARCSVRPDGSVEVSASVAPAGRLPGSVVARARAGR comes from the coding sequence GTGAGCGCGCCGACCACGTGCGCGGCAGCGCGCCACCGCGGGGGCCACCACGACGACGGCTCCGCGTCGGTCCTGGTGCTCGGCGCGGGCGCGCTCCTGCTGCTCGTGCTCGCCCTCGGCCTGGCGCTCGCGGCGGTCGCGGTCGCCCGCCACCGGGCCGCGACGGCCGCGGACCTCGCCGCGCTGGCGGGCGCCGCGCGCCCGTGGCCGGGCGCGCCCGTCGCGGGCTGCGCGGCGGCCGGGCGGGTCGCCCGCGCCCAGGGCGCTCAGCTCGCCCGCTGCTCCGTGCGCCCCGACGGCTCGGTGGAGGTGTCCGCCTCGGTCGCCCCGGCGGGCCGGCTCCCCGGCTCCGTCGTCGCCCGCGCGCGGGCGGGCCGGTGA
- a CDS encoding type II secretion system F family protein produces the protein MSGYGPLAAALAGLAVLVLGAPRALVRARAAARAGAPARPAPGSGTPARQAPSGSPRRVLPLLRALPRVLLPARAARGRERALRAAGTALVAALADELRAGRDRHEALAAAAASLLPPPAPGAVTGAAQGRGADPADGAAGSSPAGRGLGLDPLLRRLEAVGRLGGDAGAALRAAGAAAGGAPLRRLAVCWDATAATGAGLAAALDRTAEGLAADDAVRREVQAQLAGPRATAGLLTVLPAVGLALGAGLGGDPVGALLGTGWGRACLAGGVLLVVLGRWWTARLARGVERQVAA, from the coding sequence GTGAGCGGGTACGGCCCCCTCGCCGCCGCCCTCGCGGGCCTGGCGGTGCTCGTGCTCGGTGCGCCGCGCGCGCTGGTGCGGGCGCGTGCCGCGGCGCGCGCCGGTGCCCCCGCGCGTCCCGCGCCCGGCAGCGGGACCCCGGCCCGGCAGGCGCCGTCGGGGAGCCCGCGCCGGGTGCTGCCGCTGCTGCGGGCCCTGCCTCGGGTGCTCCTGCCCGCGCGCGCCGCACGGGGGCGCGAGCGGGCGCTGCGCGCGGCGGGCACCGCCCTCGTCGCGGCCCTCGCCGACGAGCTGCGGGCCGGCCGCGACCGGCACGAGGCGCTCGCGGCAGCGGCGGCCTCGCTGCTGCCCCCTCCGGCGCCCGGCGCCGTGACGGGCGCCGCGCAGGGTCGTGGGGCCGACCCCGCCGACGGTGCGGCCGGGAGCTCCCCGGCGGGGCGCGGGCTGGGTCTCGACCCCCTGCTGCGGCGCCTGGAGGCGGTGGGGCGCCTCGGCGGTGACGCGGGCGCTGCCCTGCGCGCGGCGGGTGCGGCCGCGGGCGGCGCCCCGCTGCGTCGCCTCGCGGTCTGCTGGGACGCCACCGCCGCCACGGGCGCCGGCCTCGCCGCGGCGCTGGACCGCACGGCCGAGGGGCTGGCCGCCGACGACGCGGTGCGGCGCGAGGTGCAGGCCCAGCTGGCCGGGCCGCGCGCGACGGCCGGCCTCCTCACGGTGCTGCCCGCGGTCGGGCTCGCCCTGGGCGCCGGCCTGGGCGGCGACCCCGTCGGGGCGCTGCTGGGCACCGGCTGGGGGCGTGCCTGCCTCGCCGGGGGCGTCCTCCTCGTGGTCCTGGGCCGGTGGTGGACCGCCCGGCTCGCCCGCGGCGTGGAGCGGCAGGTGGCGGCGTGA
- a CDS encoding DUF4244 domain-containing protein, translating into MTRPAPAAAREAAVRAAPPAGRPAGRPAATTRPARRPRSPVRPALHLPARLAGDDGMTTAEYAVGTVAACGFAGLLYKVLTSGRTSTMLGDIVERALSIVL; encoded by the coding sequence GTGACCCGTCCCGCCCCCGCCGCCGCCCGCGAGGCGGCCGTCCGCGCGGCCCCGCCCGCCGGCCGGCCCGCCGGCCGGCCCGCGGCCACGACCCGCCCCGCCCGCCGGCCGCGGTCCCCGGTCCGCCCGGCGCTGCACCTGCCGGCCCGCCTCGCGGGCGACGACGGCATGACGACCGCCGAGTACGCGGTCGGCACGGTCGCCGCGTGCGGCTTCGCCGGCCTGCTCTACAAGGTCCTCACCAGCGGCCGCACCTCGACGATGCTCGGCGACATCGTCGAGCGCGCCCTGTCGATCGTCCTGTGA
- a CDS encoding TadE family type IV pilus minor pilin yields MSTAPPPPPPAAVPRRARTAGAPDAGSVTAELALALPGLVLVLVVAVSALGAAAAQLRCVDAARDVARELARGEAPARATSVAAQVAPGARVGTRAEGGLVRVVVTDRVRIGAGPLGVTVDLRGEAVARPEPAPATGPPTAPDAAAPRTAP; encoded by the coding sequence GTGAGCACGGCGCCCCCGCCCCCGCCGCCGGCGGCCGTGCCCCGCCGCGCCCGGACGGCGGGGGCGCCCGACGCCGGCTCGGTCACGGCCGAGCTGGCCCTGGCCCTGCCGGGCCTGGTGCTCGTGCTCGTCGTCGCCGTCAGCGCGCTCGGTGCGGCCGCGGCGCAGCTGCGCTGCGTCGACGCCGCCCGCGACGTGGCCCGCGAGCTGGCGCGCGGCGAGGCGCCGGCGCGCGCCACGTCCGTGGCCGCGCAGGTCGCGCCCGGGGCGCGGGTGGGCACGCGCGCCGAGGGCGGCCTCGTGCGCGTGGTCGTGACGGACCGGGTGCGGATCGGTGCCGGGCCGCTCGGCGTCACCGTCGACCTGCGCGGCGAGGCCGTCGCCCGACCGGAGCCCGCGCCCGCGACGGGCCCGCCCACCGCGCCGGACGCCGCCGCACCGCGGACGGCGCCGTGA
- a CDS encoding type II secretion system F family protein, which yields MSAGPAGLTVLAALLAATAVLLPGAPAALTRSRLRQRGTGAPRHGAGHAGLGRPPAGRPGGRGHRTAGEAVGPGGAAPAEGEARDRAGPLRPGAALLAAAGTVALVPGPAGVALGALVGVGALQALRGLEDPREARRRERVVADLPVAAELLAAAVRSGSTVEAAAVAVADGLGGPLGEELRRVVGLVRLGADPAHAWASFAAAPAPAAAGVTAAMTSTGRGSGSPRDEAAVAFARAVARALGSGAPLAPALERVAREQRARARARAEEAARRVGVLAVGPLTLCFLPAFVLVGVVPVVVGVLGEVLGATA from the coding sequence GTGAGCGCCGGTCCGGCGGGGCTGACCGTCCTGGCCGCGCTGCTCGCCGCGACGGCGGTGCTGCTGCCCGGGGCCCCCGCGGCCCTCACGCGGTCTCGGCTCCGCCAGCGGGGGACGGGGGCGCCCCGGCACGGCGCGGGGCACGCGGGCCTCGGCCGTCCCCCCGCAGGGAGGCCCGGGGGACGCGGTCATCGCACCGCGGGGGAGGCCGTCGGCCCGGGCGGTGCAGCCCCTGCCGAGGGGGAGGCGCGGGACCGCGCCGGCCCGCTGCGGCCCGGCGCCGCGCTCCTCGCGGCCGCGGGCACGGTCGCGCTGGTGCCGGGGCCGGCGGGGGTCGCGCTGGGTGCCCTCGTCGGCGTGGGGGCGCTGCAGGCCCTGCGCGGCCTGGAGGACCCGCGCGAGGCCCGCCGGCGCGAGCGGGTCGTGGCGGACCTCCCGGTGGCCGCGGAGCTCCTCGCCGCGGCGGTCCGGTCCGGCTCGACGGTCGAGGCCGCGGCCGTCGCGGTCGCGGACGGGCTGGGCGGGCCGCTGGGCGAGGAGCTGCGGCGGGTCGTCGGCCTGGTCCGGCTCGGGGCGGACCCGGCGCACGCCTGGGCGTCCTTCGCCGCCGCCCCCGCCCCTGCCGCCGCCGGCGTCACCGCGGCCATGACCTCGACCGGTCGCGGGTCGGGCTCCCCTCGCGACGAGGCGGCCGTGGCCTTCGCCCGGGCCGTGGCGCGGGCGCTGGGCAGCGGCGCGCCGCTCGCGCCGGCCCTCGAGCGGGTGGCGCGCGAGCAGCGGGCCCGCGCCCGGGCGCGCGCCGAGGAGGCCGCCCGGCGGGTCGGCGTCCTCGCCGTGGGACCGCTGACGCTGTGCTTCCTGCCGGCGTTCGTGCTCGTCGGCGTGGTCCCGGTCGTCGTCGGGGTCCTCGGCGAGGTGCTGGGGGCCACCGCCTGA